In the genome of Leeia speluncae, the window CATTCCACCTGCGGCATGGAAGTGGTTAACGTCTGCTTTGCCGTTTGGATAGACTTTTGCCAGTAATGGTACGACTGCTGATAGTTCACTGAAATCATCCCAGTTAATTTCAATGCCAGCAGCTTTTGCAATGGCTGGTAAGTGGATGGCGTGATTGGTGGAGCCGCCAGTTGCCAGTAAACCAACAATACCGTTAACAATGCTTTCTACTGTAATGATGTCAGAAGTAGAGATGCCTTCTTGGCTTAGTTTGATGGCTTGAACGGTAGCTGCTTCTGTGAGTGCATGGCGAAGAGGGGTGTTTGGCGTAACGAATGCAGAGCCAGGCATGTGTAAGCCCATAATCTCCATCAGCATTTGGTTGCTGTTTGCTGTGCCGTAGAAGGTACAGGTGCCTTCGCTATGGTAAGAGCCCATTTCGGATTCTAGCAATGCATCGCGACCCACTTTGCCTTCTGCGTACAGTTGGCGAATCTTTGCTTTTTCAGAGTTTGAAATGCCTGAAGTCATTGGGCCTGCTGGCACAAAGACAGCCGGAAGGTGGCCAAAACGCAATGCACCAATTAAAAGACCTGGAACGATTTTGTCGCAGACACCAAGGTAAAGTGCTCCGTCAAATACATGATGAGATAAGGCAATTGCAGTGCTCATTGCAATAATGTCGCGGCTAAACAGGGATAGTTCCATGCCTGGTTGGCCTTGTGTGACGCCATCGCACATGGCTGGTGTGCCGCCAGCAACTTGTGCTGTTGCGTTGCTTTTTCTTGCTGCGGCTTTGATGATCTCTGGATACCCAGCATAAGGCTGATGAGCAGAAAGCATGTCGTTATAAGCGGTAACGATACCAATATTCGGTGCCTTTGCAGCTTTTAGTACTAATTTATCATTCTGCGGCATGGCGGCATAAGCGTGTGCAACGTTGGTGCAAGAAATATGATCGCGAGTAACGCCATTTTGTTTGGCTGCTTTCATCCTTGCTTCGTAGCGTGCTCGGCTTTGGGCGCTGCGTTCTTTGATCCGTTCAGTAACGGCAATTAGTGTGCTGTGCAAAGGCATGGTCGTAATTCTCTTGTAGGATAACTACATTTAACGTCATGACGATCAAAGTGTCAAGGTGAAATTCTGTACAGTAAAAGTGAATTTACCTATGCAAATATCACGTAAAGGTATGTATTTGCTGGTTTATTTGATTCTGCTGGACAGTTGTTGTTTTTAAAAGTAGTATAACTACATAAGATGCTTATCCGTATGGGTACTCATTGCACTCAAAATTGGTAATCTGCCATTTTGCTGGTAATAATTAAGCTATAGCACATGAATGTGTATAAGTAGAGAGGAAGTGCACGGTGTCAACGACTCAATCTTTTAATATGGTCTTGTTTGGTGGAACTGGCGATCTTGTGATGCGCAAGTTACTACCTGCTTTATATCAAGCGCATCGTTCTGGTAGTTTGGGCGTTGGCCGTATTCTCTGCTTAGGGCGTCGTGATTTTAGCCAGGATGACTATCTATCTCAGGTTACTGGCAAAGCAAAAGAATTTTTGCCTAAGTCTGATTGGTCTGATGAGGTTTGGGCTACTTTTGCTGCACGCATCGCTTATGTCAAAGTGGATGCTGAAAATG includes:
- the edd gene encoding phosphogluconate dehydratase — encoded protein: MPLHSTLIAVTERIKERSAQSRARYEARMKAAKQNGVTRDHISCTNVAHAYAAMPQNDKLVLKAAKAPNIGIVTAYNDMLSAHQPYAGYPEIIKAAARKSNATAQVAGGTPAMCDGVTQGQPGMELSLFSRDIIAMSTAIALSHHVFDGALYLGVCDKIVPGLLIGALRFGHLPAVFVPAGPMTSGISNSEKAKIRQLYAEGKVGRDALLESEMGSYHSEGTCTFYGTANSNQMLMEIMGLHMPGSAFVTPNTPLRHALTEAATVQAIKLSQEGISTSDIITVESIVNGIVGLLATGGSTNHAIHLPAIAKAAGIEINWDDFSELSAVVPLLAKVYPNGKADVNHFHAAGGMALLIRELISAGLLHEDVQTVVGKGLSNYTQEPTLVDGELAWKDGATTSGDDTVIASAKTPFSADGGLRLLAGNLGRSVIKISAVAPEHRKVTAPAVIFDHQDELLAAFKRGELEKDFIAVIRFQGPKANGMPELHKLTPTLAVLQERGFKVALVTDGRMSGASGKVPAAIHMSPEVLSGGPLGKVRNGDIITLDAEAGTVTADVDANEWATREIASANLTNNQFGFGRELFTGLRQMAGDAEAGAMTFGFQD